Proteins co-encoded in one Brassica oleracea var. oleracea cultivar TO1000 chromosome C4, BOL, whole genome shotgun sequence genomic window:
- the LOC106339993 gene encoding probable WRKY transcription factor 46 isoform X2, which yields MLMEEKLVVKELEKGKELANQLMNNFKNPSSSSKDSNEVLISEILRCFENTIARMMSLEKKTLKRSHERSNQSNKKRMLEKKKTENVKICVGTGQEGTPLDDGHCWRKYGQKDIHGSKNPRGYYRCTHRFTRGCLAVKQVQKSDINPMCYEVKYVESHTCDITPSTTKHSLPVSQEEERKLHDAKQCEDTMKHMKPEELRLSIEDLDYKKDIFRTFSFSNPEMDDDFVEWKDLMENLSPTTSESGITNEFHISPTDDSCFSSLENILGSTQDLSWM from the exons ATGTTAATGGAAGAAAAGCTTGTGGTTAAGGAGCTGGAGAAAGGGAAAGAGTTAGCGAATCAGCTGATGAACAATTTCAAAAACCCTTCCTCGTCTTCTAAGGATTCAAATGAGGTTTTGATATCGGAGATCCTCAGATGTTTCGAAAACACAATAGCTAGGATGATGAGTCTTGAAAAGAAAACTCTTAAGAGAAGCCATGAGAGAAGTAATCAGAGTAACAAGAAGAG AATGCTGGAGAAGAAAAAGACGGAGAACGTGAAGATTTGTGTCGGAACAGGACAAGAAGGAACTCCACTTGATGATGGTCACTGCTGGAGAAAATATGGTCAGAAAGATATTCATGGATCCAAGAACCCTAG AGGATACTATAGATGTACACATCGGTTCACAAGAGGTTGCTTGGCGGTGAAGCAAGTTCAAAAATCAGACATAAACCCTATGTGCTATGAAGTCAAGTATGTAGAGAGTCACACATGTGATATCACTCCATCAACCACCAAACACTCTCTTCCTGTGTCTCAAGAAGAAGAAAGAAAGCTACATGATGCAAAGCAGTGTGAAGACACGATGAAACACATGAAACCTGAAGAGTTGAGGTTAAGTATTGAAGACCTTGATTACAAGAAGGATATTTTCAGGACGTTTTCATTCTCAAATCCTGAGATGGATGATGATTTCGTGGAATGGAAAGATCTGATGGAGAATCTGTCACCTACAACCTCAGAATCTGGAATCACCAACGAGTTTCATATTTCGCCAACGGATGATTCATGTTTCTCTTCTTTGGAAAACATTCTCGGTTCAACTCAAGATTTGTCGTGGATGTAA
- the LOC106339969 gene encoding uncharacterized protein LOC106339969 codes for MSLSNYTAVIALIVFAVVSAGAQSLAPAPSPTSDGTSIDQGIAYLLMVVALVLTNYQSLFFTSSQFSVVSEQVVAVAFTLSCSVVGHWVGFFSAVATLPSPPPQHFLRYAVLCLNSSFLVVIYCRRDFHVARDFHASFMRSETSTISLRAIMINFEIFAYLVTKLIVIYFVIPILFKCEN; via the exons ATGTCGTTGAGCAATTACACTGCCGTAATCGCCTTGATCGTTTTCGCCGTCGTGTCTGCCGGCGCTCAATCCCTAGCTCCTGCTCCATCTCCCACAAGCGACG GAACATCGATCGATCAAGGAATAGCGTATTTGCTAATGGTGGTGGCGTTGGTGCTGAC AAATTATCAAAGCCTCTTCTTCACATCGTCGCAATTTTCTGTTGTATCCGAGCAAGTGGTTGCCGTCGCGTTTACATTGTCGTGTTCTGTTGTGGGTCATTGGGTCGGGTTTTTTTCCGCCGTCGCAACACTTCCTTCTCCGCCGCCGCAACACTTCCTTCGATATGCTGTGTTGTGTCTCAACTCATCTTTTCTCGTCGTGATTTATTGTCGCCGTGACTTTCATGTCGCCCGTGACTTTCATGCCTCTTTTATGCGCTCTGAAACTAGCACGATAAGCTTGAGAGCAATAATGATTAATTTCGAAATTTTTGCATATTTGGTCACTAAACTTATTGTTATTTATTTTGTAATCCCAATACTTTTTAAATGCGAAAATTGA
- the LOC106339993 gene encoding probable WRKY transcription factor 46 isoform X1, whose protein sequence is MLMEEKLVVKELEKGKELANQLMNNFKNPSSSSKDSNEVLISEILRCFENTIARMMSLEKKTLKRSHERSNQSNKKSRMLEKKKTENVKICVGTGQEGTPLDDGHCWRKYGQKDIHGSKNPRGYYRCTHRFTRGCLAVKQVQKSDINPMCYEVKYVESHTCDITPSTTKHSLPVSQEEERKLHDAKQCEDTMKHMKPEELRLSIEDLDYKKDIFRTFSFSNPEMDDDFVEWKDLMENLSPTTSESGITNEFHISPTDDSCFSSLENILGSTQDLSWM, encoded by the exons ATGTTAATGGAAGAAAAGCTTGTGGTTAAGGAGCTGGAGAAAGGGAAAGAGTTAGCGAATCAGCTGATGAACAATTTCAAAAACCCTTCCTCGTCTTCTAAGGATTCAAATGAGGTTTTGATATCGGAGATCCTCAGATGTTTCGAAAACACAATAGCTAGGATGATGAGTCTTGAAAAGAAAACTCTTAAGAGAAGCCATGAGAGAAGTAATCAGAGTAACAAGAAGAG CAGAATGCTGGAGAAGAAAAAGACGGAGAACGTGAAGATTTGTGTCGGAACAGGACAAGAAGGAACTCCACTTGATGATGGTCACTGCTGGAGAAAATATGGTCAGAAAGATATTCATGGATCCAAGAACCCTAG AGGATACTATAGATGTACACATCGGTTCACAAGAGGTTGCTTGGCGGTGAAGCAAGTTCAAAAATCAGACATAAACCCTATGTGCTATGAAGTCAAGTATGTAGAGAGTCACACATGTGATATCACTCCATCAACCACCAAACACTCTCTTCCTGTGTCTCAAGAAGAAGAAAGAAAGCTACATGATGCAAAGCAGTGTGAAGACACGATGAAACACATGAAACCTGAAGAGTTGAGGTTAAGTATTGAAGACCTTGATTACAAGAAGGATATTTTCAGGACGTTTTCATTCTCAAATCCTGAGATGGATGATGATTTCGTGGAATGGAAAGATCTGATGGAGAATCTGTCACCTACAACCTCAGAATCTGGAATCACCAACGAGTTTCATATTTCGCCAACGGATGATTCATGTTTCTCTTCTTTGGAAAACATTCTCGGTTCAACTCAAGATTTGTCGTGGATGTAA
- the LOC106338495 gene encoding uncharacterized protein LOC106338495, with the protein MVGSIDCMHWEWKNFPTEWKGQYTRGSRKPTIVLEAIASQDLWIWHAFFGPPGTLNDLNVLDRSPVFDDILEGRAPRVRYVVNGHQYDLAYYLTDGIYPKWSTFIQSISLPQGGKAELFSKVQESTRKDVERAFGVLQARFAIVKNPALLWDKGKIGQIMRACIILHNVIVEDERDGYTQYNTTEFEEGETSRSSQVDMSYSTEMPSNLGNMLGIRNHLRDRRIHDQLKIDLIENVLIKFGAEY; encoded by the coding sequence ATGGTTGGAAGCATTGATTGTATGCATTGGGAGTGGAAAAATTTCCCAACCGAATGGAAAGGACAATACACACGTGGATCGAGAAAACCGACAATTGTCTTAGAGGCAATAGCTTCGCAAGATCTTTGGATTTGGCATGCTTTCTTTGGTCCTCCAGGTACGTTAAACGATCTTAATGTCCTCGATCGGTCCCCCGTTTTTGATGACATTTTGGAAGGTCGAGCTCCAAGGGTCCGGTACGTCGTCAACGGACACCAGTATGATTTGGCGTACTACCTCACCGACGGTATATATCCAAAATGGTCAACATTTATCCAATCTATCTCACTCCCCCAAGGTGGTAAAGCAGAGTTATTTTCTAAAGTTCAAGAATCAACCCGAAAAGATGTGGAGCGGGCTTTCGGAGTATTGCAGGCTCGGTTTGCTATTGTTAAAAACCCAGCTCTTTTATGGGACAAGGGGAAGATAGGGCAGATTATGCGAGCATGTATCATACTACACAATGTGATTGTCGAAGATGAACGGGATGGATACACTCAGTACAATACAACTGAATTTGAAGAAGGAGAGACATCAAGAAGTTCACAAGTGGATATGTCCTATAGTACCGAGATGCCTTCAAATCTCGGGAACATGCTTGGGATTCGGAATCATCTCCGCGATAGGCGTATACATGATCAATTGAAAATCGATTTAATTGAAAATGTTTTGATTAAATTTGGTGCTGAATATTAA